One genomic window of Biomphalaria glabrata chromosome 9, xgBioGlab47.1, whole genome shotgun sequence includes the following:
- the LOC106060572 gene encoding vesicle-trafficking protein SEC22b-like: MLLTMIARVADGLLLSASVQEDEQAGRNLSEYQTQAKQLFRKLSQDPNPPPRCTLEAKHYLFHYMIERGVCYLVLCEKTFSKRLAFSYLEDLQNEFISQYGSKLDTVSRPYSFIEFDTYMQKARKSYMDSRARRNLGQINTELQDVQRIMVQNIDEVLTRGEALSVLDTKASNLSSQSLKYKKDARYLNLRSSYLKIAAIVITVILFLLFLRYWLL, from the exons ATGCTTTTAACTATGATTGCAAGAGTGGCTGATGGATTGTTGCTGTCTGCATCAGTTCAGGAAGATGAACAA GCTGGCCGTAATCTTTCAGAATATCAAACACAGGCCAAACAACTGTTCCGAAAATTATCCCAAGACCCAAATCCTCCTCCTCGATGTACTTTAGAAGCCAAGCATTATTTATTTCA tTATATGATAGAAAGAGGAGTGTGCTACTTGGTCTTGTGTGAAAAAACATTCTCTAAAAGATTAGCATTTTCTTACTTAGAAGATCTACAAAATGAATTCATATCACAGTATGGATCAAAGCTGGATACAGTATCTCGACCTTATTCCTTCATTGagtttg ATACATACATGCAGAAAGCTAGAAAATCATATATGGACTCTCGAGCCAGGCGCAATTTAGGTCAAATTAATACAGAATTACAAGATGTACAAAGAATAATGGTTCAAAATATTGATGAAGTGTTGACACGAGGAGAAGCTTTGTCAG TATTGGACACTAAAGCCAGCAACTTGTCATCACAGTCACTTAAGTACAAGAAGGATGCCAGATACCTCAACCTGAGATCTTCCTATCTTAAGATTGCAGCCATAGTTATCACAGTCATCCTATTTTTACTGTTTCTTCGTTACTGGCTATTGTGA